The Flexivirga oryzae genome has a segment encoding these proteins:
- the hisB gene encoding imidazoleglycerol-phosphate dehydratase HisB — protein sequence MTTDHRVAQIERATKESQIELSVDLDGTGASEVSTGVRFYDHMLESFAKHSLIDLRVKATGDLDVDAHHTVEDTAIVLGQAVREALGDKSGISRFGDATVPLDEALVHAVVDVAGRPYVVHTGEPEGQIYAVIGGNYAGSLTQHVLESFGHHAAIALHVRVLSGRDPHHIVEAQFKAVARALRAAIARDPRVVGIPSAKGAL from the coding sequence ATGACGACCGATCACCGGGTGGCACAGATCGAGCGCGCGACCAAGGAGAGCCAGATCGAGCTGTCGGTCGACCTGGACGGCACCGGTGCGAGCGAGGTGTCCACGGGGGTGCGGTTCTACGACCACATGCTGGAGAGCTTCGCCAAGCACAGCCTGATCGACCTGCGGGTCAAGGCGACCGGCGACCTCGACGTCGACGCACACCACACGGTGGAGGACACCGCGATCGTGCTCGGCCAGGCCGTGCGGGAGGCGCTGGGCGACAAGAGCGGCATCTCCCGCTTCGGTGACGCCACAGTGCCGTTGGACGAGGCGCTGGTGCACGCTGTCGTCGATGTCGCGGGGCGTCCGTATGTCGTGCACACCGGGGAGCCCGAAGGCCAGATCTACGCGGTCATCGGTGGCAACTATGCGGGTTCGCTGACCCAGCACGTGCTGGAGAGCTTCGGCCATCACGCTGCGATCGCGTTGCACGTGCGTGTCCTGTCCGGCCGCGACCCGCACCACATCGTCGAGGCACAGTTCAAGGCGGTCGCCAGGGCGTTGCGCGCCGCGATCGCGCGGGATCCGCGTGTCGTCGGCATCCCGAGCGCCAAGGGTGCACTGTAG
- the hisH gene encoding imidazole glycerol phosphate synthase subunit HisH, which translates to MSSRIVVFDYGSGNVRSVVRMLERVGADVTLTADRQAALDADGLYVPGVGAFHACMVGLRDAGGPQIIAERLRVGRPVLGVCVGFQVLFDGSTEPTSIRPVTSGLGYFSGTVERLDAPVVPHMGWSLLSPAAGSRLLAGVEDQRFYFVHSYAAAQLLDSRVAGNPLVTTAQHGASFVAAVEDGPLTGTQFHPEKSGDAGAHLVQNWLRTL; encoded by the coding sequence GTGAGCAGTCGGATCGTCGTTTTCGACTACGGCAGCGGCAACGTCCGCTCCGTGGTCCGCATGCTCGAGCGGGTCGGCGCGGACGTCACGCTGACCGCCGATCGGCAGGCCGCGCTGGATGCCGACGGCCTCTACGTGCCGGGTGTCGGTGCGTTCCACGCGTGCATGGTCGGGCTGCGGGACGCCGGTGGACCGCAGATCATCGCCGAGCGGCTGCGAGTCGGGAGACCGGTCCTCGGGGTGTGTGTCGGTTTCCAGGTGCTCTTCGACGGGTCGACCGAACCCACGTCCATCCGGCCCGTAACCAGTGGCCTCGGGTACTTCTCTGGGACCGTCGAACGCCTCGACGCACCCGTCGTGCCGCACATGGGGTGGAGTCTGCTCTCGCCCGCCGCCGGTTCGCGCCTGCTCGCGGGGGTCGAGGACCAACGTTTCTACTTCGTCCACTCGTATGCCGCCGCGCAGCTGCTCGACAGCCGGGTTGCGGGGAACCCGCTGGTGACGACCGCGCAGCACGGTGCGAGCTTCGTCGCGGCGGTCGAGGACGGGCCGCTGACGGGCACCCAGTTCCACCCGGAGAAGTCGGGCGATGCCGGCGCCCACCTGGTGCAGAACTGGCTGCGCACACTGTGA
- the priA gene encoding bifunctional 1-(5-phosphoribosyl)-5-((5-phosphoribosylamino)methylideneamino)imidazole-4-carboxamide isomerase/phosphoribosylanthranilate isomerase PriA, whose amino-acid sequence MVDEAPRLELLPAVDVADGQAVQLVQGVAGTGGQFGDPLAAATAWQDAGAEWLHLVDLDAAFGRGSNAELLASIIGRLDLKVELSGGIRDEASLTAALATGCRRVNLGTAALEDPEWTARAIATHGDRIAVGLDVRGTTLAARGWTREGGDLWETLERLDGEGCARYVVTDVAKDGMLQGPNVTLLQDVCARTDRPVVASGGVSTLDDIRALRELVPVGVEGAIIGSALYKGAFELGDALDLAGRPATA is encoded by the coding sequence ATGGTTGACGAGGCGCCGAGACTCGAGCTCTTGCCCGCCGTGGACGTGGCCGACGGCCAGGCCGTCCAGCTCGTCCAGGGTGTCGCCGGCACCGGGGGCCAGTTCGGAGACCCTCTCGCGGCCGCCACGGCGTGGCAGGACGCGGGGGCCGAGTGGCTGCACCTGGTCGACCTCGACGCGGCGTTCGGTCGGGGCAGCAACGCCGAGCTCCTGGCGAGCATCATCGGCCGGCTGGACCTGAAGGTCGAGCTGTCGGGCGGCATACGCGACGAGGCGTCCTTGACCGCGGCACTGGCGACGGGGTGCCGGCGCGTGAACCTCGGCACCGCTGCGCTGGAGGACCCGGAGTGGACGGCGCGGGCCATCGCGACCCACGGGGATCGCATCGCGGTCGGTCTCGACGTGCGCGGCACTACCCTCGCGGCGCGCGGCTGGACCAGGGAGGGTGGTGACCTGTGGGAGACCCTCGAGCGTCTCGACGGAGAGGGCTGTGCCCGCTACGTCGTCACGGACGTCGCCAAGGACGGCATGCTGCAGGGGCCCAATGTCACGCTCCTGCAAGACGTTTGCGCGCGCACCGATCGACCGGTCGTCGCCTCCGGCGGGGTGTCCACCCTGGACGACATCCGCGCGTTGCGTGAGCTCGTGCCGGTCGGCGTCGAGGGCGCGATCATCGGCTCGGCGCTCTACAAGGGAGCCTTCGAGCTCGGGGACGCCCTCGACCTCGCCGGCCGTCCGGCGACCGCATGA
- a CDS encoding SseB family protein translates to MTHEHFDSAGQTFSGRAVTGTGFDNDDGSIDPQLAIALQDAGDEGGLMAALAQARLLVPIVATLAEADESGEHVVEKSTDMAVVTLTAPSGERALPVFTDTASLAAWDPEARPSPVRAELAAQAAIAEQCDVMVLDVATRSLVLRPSMVWALAQRASWRPPHLDDHVRQAVSKAVADEPDIAEARCEAGSAPGELRVVLAVRPGLTQQELQALAQRVGEQIATDGETRARIDGLAFSVVSAG, encoded by the coding sequence ATGACGCACGAGCATTTCGACTCCGCGGGTCAGACCTTCTCCGGGAGGGCGGTGACCGGCACCGGGTTCGACAACGACGACGGGTCGATCGACCCCCAGCTCGCCATCGCGCTGCAGGATGCGGGCGACGAGGGGGGTCTGATGGCCGCGCTGGCGCAGGCACGGTTGCTCGTGCCGATCGTCGCCACGCTGGCGGAGGCGGACGAGTCGGGGGAGCACGTCGTCGAGAAGAGCACCGACATGGCGGTGGTCACGCTGACCGCGCCGTCGGGCGAGCGGGCGCTGCCGGTCTTCACCGACACGGCATCGCTCGCAGCCTGGGATCCAGAAGCTCGCCCATCGCCGGTGCGAGCCGAGCTGGCGGCTCAGGCCGCGATCGCCGAGCAGTGCGACGTGATGGTGCTGGATGTCGCCACCCGGTCGCTGGTGTTGCGGCCGAGCATGGTGTGGGCACTGGCCCAGCGAGCCAGCTGGCGGCCGCCACACCTGGATGACCATGTCCGACAGGCGGTTTCGAAGGCCGTTGCCGACGAACCCGACATTGCCGAGGCCAGGTGCGAGGCCGGCAGCGCCCCCGGGGAGCTGCGCGTCGTGCTCGCGGTGCGGCCCGGACTCACCCAGCAGGAGCTGCAGGCGCTGGCACAGCGGGTGGGCGAGCAGATCGCGACCGACGGCGAGACCCGCGCCCGCATCGACGGCCTCGCGTTCTCCGTCGTCTCGGCAGGCTGA